In Scatophagus argus isolate fScaArg1 chromosome 5, fScaArg1.pri, whole genome shotgun sequence, a genomic segment contains:
- the socs9 gene encoding suppressor of cytokine signaling 9: protein MSLPKESLNRGKDRERGARPKVRQSRSEERRDAGSGRKGGKGKKKGLSSHEPAAERPVSDGFEYGELLSDLETRDQSSSSPPKETWRWQGLEVAASLLGQERVTARPGMGTVTSAAELSAPSESEGRGSSSNRTLRQKIQDAMGQCFPIKTHTAAAPAPTPQALSSSTACASSRRKIHLSELMLDDCPFPVGSELAQKWYLIKQHTAPITQPPMVDSAVGCSAPSSATATVVEDVDDRLRERRRISIEQGVEPPPNAEIHTFEVTAQINPLYKHGPKLAHGMNELAGPDRASVHQQQQLLLQRQQQHQLLLQSCLDTLDEVVASASASASAVAAASAPASVHTCDTISDPLVDTEVTATSMPSRAIVPQAEHHKSHDGYRIHTQIDYIHCLVPDLLQITNLPCYWGVMDRYEAEKLLEGKPEGTFLLRDSAQEDYLFSVSFRRYGRSLHARIEQWNHNFSFDVHDPSVFHAPTVTGLLEHYKDPNSCMFFEPLLSNPIHRTQPFTLQHICRAAISSCTTYDGINMLPIPNALKKHLKEYHYKQRVRVRRMDTWWE from the coding sequence ATGTCATTACCCAAAGAGTCCTTAAACAGAGGGAAAGATCGAGAGAGGGGGGCCCGTCCCAAAGTGAGACAGAGCCGTTCAGAGGAGAGACGAGATGCTGGCAGTGGACGGAAAGGAggaaaggggaagaaaaaaggTCTCTCCTCCCATGAACCAGCAGCTGAGCGGCCTGTCAGTGATGGCTTTGAGTATGGTGAGCTGTTGAGTGACCTGGAGACCAGGGACCAatcttcctcctcacctccaaAGGAGACCTGGAGATGGCAGGGTTTGGAAGTTGCTGCCTCATTATTAGGACAAGAACGGGTAACAGCCAGGCCAGGGATGGGAACAGTAacctctgctgcagagctgtctgcaCCCAGTGAAAGTGAGGGCAGAGGTTCGAGCAGCAATCGCACTCTCCGGCAAAAAATCCAAGATGCAATGGGCCAGTGTTTCCcaataaagacacacactgcagcgGCACCAGCACCAACTCCCCAGGCTCTGTCATCATCAACTGCCTGTGCCTCCTCAAGGCGCAAGATCCATCTCAGTGAGTTGATGTTGGATGACTGCCCTTTCCCTGTAGGATCAGAGCTTGCACAGAAGTGGTATCTAATTAAGCAACACACAGCCCCCATTACTCAGCCGCCCATGGTTGATTCTGCAGTAGGGTGCAGTGCCCCCTCTTCAGCAACAGCAACTGTGGTGGAGGATGTCGATGACAGGTTGCGAGAGCGCAGGCGCATCAGCATTGAGCAAGGTGTTGAGCCACCGCCCAATGCAGAGATCCACACGTTTGAGGTGACGGCCCAAATTAACCCTCTCTACAAGCATGGCCCTAAGCTGGCTCATGGTATGAATGAGTTAGCCGGGCCTGACAGAGCCTCCGTTcatcagcaacagcagctccttctccaaagacagcagcagcaccagcttCTCCTACAGAGTTGTTTGGACACTCTGGATGAGGTGGTGGcctcagcttcagcttcagcctcTGCCGTTGCCGCTGCCTCTGCCCCTGCCTCTGTTCATACTTGTGATACTATTTCTGACCCTCTGGTGGACACAGAGGTGACGGCAACCAGCATGCCCTCTCGGGCCATAGTTCCTCAGGCTGAGCATCACAAATCTCATGATGGCTACCGCATTCACACTCAGATTGATTACATTCACTGTTTAGTTCCAGACCTGCTGCAGATCACCAACCTCCCGTGTTACTGGGGGGTCATGGACCGCTACGAGGCCGAGAAGCTGCTGGAAGGAAAGCCTGAAGGCACTTTTCTCCTGCGTGACTCTGCCCAGGAAGACTACCTCTTCTCCGTCAGCTTCCGTCGCTACGGCCGCTCGCTCCATGCACGAATTGAACAGTGGAACCACAATTTCAGCTTCGACGTGCACGACCCCAGTGTCTTCCACGCTCCCACTGTTACAGGATTGTTGGAGCACTACAAGGACCCCAACTCCTGCATGTTCTTTGAACCCCTGCTGTCCAACCCCATCCACCGCACACAGCCTTTCACCCTGCAACACATCTGCAGAGCAGCCATAAGCAGCTGCACCACTTATGATGGAATTAACATGCTTCCCATTCCAAATGCTTTAAAAAAGCATCTGAAAGAGTACCACTATAAGCAGAGAGTACGTGTACGGCGTATGGACACCTGGTGGgaatga